A stretch of Ligilactobacillus faecis DNA encodes these proteins:
- a CDS encoding adenylate kinase, with protein MALNLMLMGLPGAGKGTQAEKIVDKYQIPHISTGDIFRAAMKNNTPMGIEAKKYIDKGELVPDEVTNGIVKERLAKDDVNNGYMLDGFPRNMEQAKALEVFGHELNKPLNCVINIHVDPESLMERLTGRYICRNCGATYHKIFNPTKVEGTCDRCGQHEFYQREDDKPETVKNRLDVNIKMNTPLLDFYEKQGILHEVNGNQDIDKVFADIEKILDNIK; from the coding sequence ATGGCATTAAATCTTATGTTGATGGGTCTTCCAGGCGCTGGTAAAGGGACTCAAGCAGAAAAAATCGTGGATAAATATCAGATCCCACACATCTCGACAGGAGATATCTTCCGTGCAGCGATGAAAAATAATACTCCAATGGGTATCGAGGCTAAAAAATACATCGATAAGGGTGAACTTGTCCCTGATGAAGTAACAAACGGGATCGTTAAAGAACGTTTAGCTAAAGATGATGTAAATAACGGGTACATGTTAGATGGTTTTCCACGAAATATGGAACAAGCTAAAGCTTTAGAAGTCTTTGGTCACGAATTGAACAAACCGCTAAATTGCGTGATCAACATCCATGTTGACCCAGAATCATTGATGGAACGCTTGACAGGTCGTTATATCTGTCGTAACTGTGGCGCAACTTACCACAAGATCTTTAACCCAACAAAAGTTGAAGGAACTTGCGACCGTTGTGGTCAACACGAATTTTATCAACGTGAAGACGATAAACCAGAAACAGTTAAGAACCGTTTAGATGTTAATATCAAGATGAACACGCCATTACTTGACTTCTACGAAAAACAAGGTATTTTGCATGAAGTCAATGGTAACCAAGACATCGATAAAGTTTTTGC
- a CDS encoding FAD-dependent oxidoreductase yields MKVAIIGANHAGLATTRQLLQSKKDVEITLIDRRKQVGYISGGTPLLLGNKIRTYKEFFYSDLDEIKENVAHFYESSEVIGIDFKEKKILLKDQLHKKSTLKYDKLVLATGSRQQRLGIENSELAGIQLLKDLDDALFLNQKLDNLSVKNIAIIGGGYLGVEVAEALSLRNKNVRLFEIQPEILNSHYDKSFSEIAQQHLAEHGIELHLDEEVTRFEGSGGKVTAVVTTQGYYRADIVVLATGFIPNTDLGRFHLDHYTNGAYLVDKQQRTSDPDVYAVGDCATFYSCATEDQRSDFSVANALRSGYIAAQSILEKPLPATGSVTISAIKIFDLNLFSTGITIKSAHLYNIEAEYVESSKVTLLSTLGKKDEIKLRIIYHKKDRRILGGQICAHSDLTEMILRLALAIQNKMTIDDLKYSRTFFYPYFTYLSDPLIDLAKTSDSKKEHN; encoded by the coding sequence ATGAAGGTGGCTATTATAGGAGCAAATCATGCGGGGTTAGCAACAACACGCCAACTACTGCAAAGTAAAAAAGATGTTGAGATCACTTTGATCGATCGGAGAAAACAAGTCGGTTATATCAGTGGAGGCACACCGTTATTACTTGGAAATAAGATCAGGACTTACAAAGAATTTTTTTATAGTGATCTTGATGAGATAAAAGAGAATGTGGCTCACTTTTATGAGAGTTCAGAAGTTATTGGGATCGATTTTAAAGAAAAAAAGATCTTACTCAAAGACCAATTGCATAAAAAAAGCACACTCAAATATGATAAGTTAGTTTTAGCGACAGGATCACGCCAGCAAAGACTAGGGATCGAAAATAGCGAGCTGGCAGGGATCCAACTACTCAAAGATCTAGATGATGCTCTCTTTTTGAATCAAAAACTTGATAATTTGAGCGTTAAAAATATTGCGATCATCGGTGGGGGATATTTGGGGGTCGAAGTAGCAGAAGCTTTGAGCCTTCGGAATAAAAATGTCCGCTTATTTGAGATCCAACCGGAGATCTTGAATAGTCACTATGATAAGAGCTTTAGTGAAATTGCACAGCAACACCTTGCTGAACATGGGATCGAGTTACATTTGGATGAAGAAGTGACTCGTTTTGAAGGAAGTGGCGGAAAAGTTACAGCGGTCGTGACGACGCAAGGGTACTATCGGGCTGACATCGTTGTTTTAGCAACGGGCTTTATTCCTAATACAGATCTAGGACGCTTTCATCTAGATCACTATACAAATGGGGCTTACCTTGTTGATAAGCAACAGCGTACCTCTGATCCAGATGTTTATGCTGTAGGTGATTGTGCAACGTTTTATTCTTGTGCGACTGAAGACCAAAGAAGTGATTTTTCGGTTGCAAATGCGTTACGGAGTGGCTACATTGCAGCGCAAAGTATTTTAGAAAAACCACTCCCAGCTACAGGTTCAGTTACGATCAGTGCGATCAAAATTTTTGATCTCAATCTATTTTCAACGGGGATCACTATTAAAAGTGCGCACTTATATAATATTGAAGCTGAATATGTCGAAAGTTCAAAAGTTACTTTGTTATCTACGCTTGGGAAAAAAGATGAGATCAAGCTCCGGATCATCTATCACAAAAAAGATCGTCGGATCCTTGGCGGCCAGATCTGTGCGCATTCCGATCTAACAGAAATGATCCTCCGCCTTGCACTAGCGATCCAAAATAAAATGACGATCGATGACTTGAAGTATTCGCGGACTTTCTTTTATCCGTATTTCACATACTTGAGTGATCCGTTGATCGATCTAGCGAAAACGAGTGACTCGAAAAAAGAGCATAACTAA
- the pnuC gene encoding nicotinamide riboside transporter PnuC, giving the protein MTNTWLYKQLFTNWKKFEVIYVSILILIQLAVFLVVPDSLIGMISGVTGTLSLVYGMKGRKIAFIFGTIQCLAMTYIAWISHAYGSFAMDIFYVISQPIGWFMWGHDQATHRFSSANRKKLFVSAFVAWLIGWWILALLHGQLPYFDSINFVVSFIAQLLYILKYQENWSLWIVVNIANILYWSILSLQVITGATDIGSLGAYLSQVALQAALLFNSIYATKVWASGEADNEGGTKS; this is encoded by the coding sequence ATGACAAATACTTGGCTTTATAAGCAATTATTTACCAATTGGAAGAAATTTGAAGTTATCTATGTCAGCATTTTGATCTTGATCCAACTGGCTGTCTTTTTGGTCGTTCCCGATAGCTTGATCGGTATGATCTCAGGTGTCACGGGCACATTATCCCTTGTTTACGGGATGAAAGGGCGCAAGATCGCCTTTATCTTTGGAACGATCCAATGTCTAGCCATGACTTACATCGCTTGGATCAGCCACGCCTATGGTTCATTTGCGATGGATATCTTCTATGTCATCTCGCAACCCATCGGCTGGTTCATGTGGGGCCACGACCAAGCAACACATCGCTTTTCTTCTGCCAATCGCAAAAAACTCTTTGTTAGTGCCTTTGTCGCTTGGCTCATCGGCTGGTGGATCTTAGCTTTACTACACGGACAACTGCCGTATTTTGATTCGATCAATTTTGTCGTCAGTTTCATTGCGCAACTGCTCTACATCTTGAAATACCAAGAAAACTGGTCACTTTGGATCGTGGTCAACATTGCCAATATCCTCTACTGGTCGATCCTAAGCCTTCAAGTCATAACTGGGGCTACTGACATCGGTTCTTTAGGGGCTTACCTCTCCCAAGTTGCCTTGCAAGCAGCTCTACTCTTCAACTCGATCTATGCAACTAAAGTCTGGGCCAGTGGTGAAGCCGACAATGAGGGTGGAACTAAGTCGTAA
- a CDS encoding winged helix-turn-helix transcriptional regulator, giving the protein MRKTEYSLTELGNSIVSIVVALCDWGEQYLDNLKTYQLHCAQYKKR; this is encoded by the coding sequence ATGCGTAAAACAGAGTATTCGTTGACTGAATTGGGGAATAGTATAGTTTCGATCGTAGTAGCATTATGCGATTGGGGCGAACAGTATTTGGATAACTTAAAAACTTATCAACTTCACTGCGCTCAGTATAAAAAACGTTGA
- a CDS encoding sensor histidine kinase, whose protein sequence is MSNSINMVLSTVVIIIQALTVYIYLGYFFKFKITSVKLGSILFGAILISKVSLNIGTKIYGGRGIAFTILFLIMWWCLRGSVYKKIFHYSFLSSFLLIQENIGQALYMVVSGNASLFFLGMYAIILIFFIMLIQCLRNFKFENKVDVSIKEYLLLMQAPILSSIFLVLNLIHNSGILLVICLLLLWFNVSILYLYNYLTAKNYQVQMLQLEKLQLEFFRDFLQQEEEIRTLRHDLKNILASIAYYAERKDHRKIQELVADISKSTVLKNKHTGILALDAIISQKIKVMTLKNIDYKLKLQVPRDLDLSKQEIDICAILGNILDNAIEATPSEKSIKIMLAFKEGKLIFKVKNPYSGIRQQNHNKLRVGSSKRYGRQGIGLRSIKRRVAKYNGYYDFKAVNGEFTAFVVLPVLNKRKQEMCAEG, encoded by the coding sequence ATGAGTAATAGCATTAATATGGTTTTGTCGACAGTAGTGATCATTATTCAAGCACTTACGGTTTATATTTATTTAGGTTACTTCTTTAAATTCAAAATAACAAGTGTAAAACTAGGCAGTATATTGTTTGGAGCAATACTTATAAGTAAAGTTTCGTTGAATATAGGAACAAAAATATATGGTGGCAGAGGGATCGCGTTTACAATATTATTTTTAATAATGTGGTGGTGCCTACGAGGATCAGTCTATAAAAAAATATTTCACTATAGTTTTTTAAGTTCATTCCTATTGATCCAAGAAAATATTGGGCAGGCACTTTACATGGTAGTAAGTGGAAATGCTAGTTTGTTTTTCTTGGGAATGTATGCAATTATTCTTATTTTTTTTATTATGCTGATTCAATGCCTGAGAAATTTTAAATTTGAAAATAAAGTAGATGTTTCGATCAAGGAATATTTGCTTTTAATGCAAGCACCAATATTGTCGTCAATTTTTTTAGTGTTGAATTTGATCCATAACAGTGGAATATTGCTAGTTATTTGTTTATTGTTGTTGTGGTTCAATGTTTCTATTTTATATCTATACAACTATTTAACAGCCAAAAATTATCAAGTACAAATGTTGCAACTTGAAAAGTTGCAGTTAGAGTTTTTTAGAGATTTTTTGCAACAAGAAGAAGAGATCAGAACGTTGAGACATGATTTGAAAAATATTTTAGCAAGTATTGCATATTATGCAGAACGAAAAGATCATAGAAAAATTCAAGAGTTGGTAGCTGATATTTCTAAAAGTACTGTACTCAAGAATAAACATACAGGAATTTTAGCTTTAGATGCAATTATAAGTCAGAAGATAAAAGTAATGACATTAAAAAATATAGATTATAAATTAAAGTTGCAAGTTCCCAGGGATTTGGATCTTAGCAAACAGGAGATAGATATCTGCGCAATTTTAGGAAATATATTGGATAACGCAATTGAGGCCACACCAAGTGAGAAGTCTATAAAAATTATGTTGGCATTTAAGGAAGGTAAACTTATATTTAAAGTGAAAAATCCTTACTCGGGAATACGCCAGCAAAATCATAATAAACTTAGGGTTGGATCATCTAAAAGATATGGGCGCCAAGGAATTGGGCTGAGGAGTATCAAAAGAAGAGTTGCTAAATATAACGGGTATTATGATTTTAAAGCCGTAAATGGAGAATTTACAGCCTTTGTGGTACTACCAGTTTTAAATAAGCGTAAACAGGAAATGTGTGCTGAAGGATGA
- a CDS encoding LytR/AlgR family response regulator transcription factor, translated as MYKIAICDDNVEQTGITEKIILDFFATIDRKIEIDVFFKPETLLNVMSEPKNNYQLIFLDIEMQGINGIEVAKRLRALEKEFLLVFITGYDNYMLESFEVLPFRYVLKPIDSEKMEPILQQLVFELDHHNQYLFYKIGKRHYQLRIRDIVVISSELGRKVKIGSVDESEIEFYFKLKELLKILPSSYFFQVNRGVIINLNYITGIIGDQITLINEKVVYISRRNRQDFKKAYTKFIERCTGI; from the coding sequence ATGTATAAAATAGCTATTTGTGATGATAATGTTGAGCAAACGGGGATTACAGAAAAAATAATCTTAGACTTTTTTGCGACTATAGATAGAAAGATAGAGATAGATGTTTTTTTTAAACCAGAAACATTGTTAAATGTTATGAGTGAACCAAAAAATAATTATCAACTCATTTTTTTGGATATAGAAATGCAAGGGATAAATGGGATCGAAGTAGCAAAAAGATTACGAGCGTTGGAGAAAGAATTTTTGCTCGTTTTTATAACTGGATATGATAATTATATGTTGGAAAGCTTTGAGGTTTTACCGTTTAGATATGTGCTAAAACCGATCGACAGTGAGAAAATGGAGCCAATTTTACAACAACTTGTATTTGAATTGGATCACCATAATCAATACCTTTTTTATAAAATTGGTAAGCGACATTATCAGTTGAGAATTAGAGATATTGTTGTGATTTCATCAGAATTAGGGCGAAAAGTAAAAATTGGATCAGTGGATGAGTCTGAAATTGAATTTTATTTCAAGTTAAAAGAACTACTGAAAATTTTACCAAGCAGTTATTTTTTTCAAGTCAATCGTGGTGTGATAATCAATCTGAATTATATAACAGGGATAATTGGTGATCAAATAACATTAATAAATGAGAAGGTCGTGTATATTAGCCGCCGAAATAGACAAGATTTTAAGAAAGCGTATACCAAATTTATTGAAAGGTGTACCGGGATATGA
- a CDS encoding ABC transporter ATP-binding protein, which translates to MTLLKVEKLFKQYGSQVVIEDVNFEIRSGEIVGLVGRNGCGKTTLMKLILGLASPTRGNIEKKEGVKFGFLLDCKVFEFLSGAENLKLIGSYGSNRPSVTRVEKLLEFVGLPNDKRKVKDYSFGMKQRLSLALAMLEEPDFLILDEPFVGLDPVGVQSFIEYIQKIRSQLGVTVLISSHQLSEIEGICDYFLVIKDRKLRRYLEISQSKLCIWLSYIPDKVRTVLSNFAIVEKNVVLIANDDRMLSELFRIISKARLTILKVTVEKNLENVFVR; encoded by the coding sequence ATGACTCTTCTAAAAGTGGAGAAGCTCTTTAAGCAGTATGGATCTCAGGTTGTTATAGAGGATGTAAATTTTGAAATTAGAAGTGGGGAGATTGTTGGGCTAGTAGGACGAAATGGTTGTGGGAAAACTACCTTAATGAAATTGATTTTAGGCTTAGCATCGCCAACACGTGGCAACATCGAGAAGAAAGAAGGAGTGAAGTTTGGATTTTTACTGGATTGTAAAGTGTTTGAATTTTTATCAGGTGCAGAGAATTTAAAATTGATAGGCAGTTATGGTTCTAACAGGCCTTCGGTAACACGTGTTGAGAAATTACTAGAATTTGTCGGCTTACCTAATGATAAAAGGAAGGTAAAAGATTATTCTTTTGGGATGAAACAGAGATTAAGTTTAGCCTTGGCAATGCTTGAGGAGCCTGATTTTTTAATTTTAGATGAACCATTTGTTGGACTAGATCCAGTGGGTGTTCAATCGTTTATTGAATATATTCAGAAGATCCGAAGTCAGTTAGGGGTAACCGTTTTGATATCATCGCACCAACTTAGTGAAATAGAAGGGATCTGTGATTATTTTCTTGTTATCAAAGATAGGAAGTTACGGCGTTACTTAGAGATAAGTCAGAGCAAACTGTGTATTTGGCTATCATATATCCCGGATAAAGTAAGAACGGTTTTATCAAATTTTGCAATAGTAGAAAAAAATGTAGTTTTGATTGCTAATGATGATAGGATGTTATCTGAATTATTTAGAATAATTTCCAAAGCAAGATTAACAATTTTGAAAGTTACTGTTGAAAAAAATTTAGAGAATGTTTTTGTGAGGTGA
- a CDS encoding ATP-binding cassette domain-containing protein — MRKILLKQKYKIILFVLLSLIVGVIDISFALIIQLFISSIENNDFFIFQLSVVLFVFFILSNYFMTYWLIKIQSIIQKKIHIEMKRRLMDFCLYTDFENIQKVSIGEKINYFEYYMDVYEQYYLNNVWEFIANIFILIIGMGYLLSVSTLITILVLGLGMLSLILPIILGKIVNDMVDKNSKLNSEFLSKIKEILTGMEVIRGYRLEKKFSDEFTQKLVTLEEHTQALGITNGKLNQLSALFQYTIIILCLIIAGAGVIVGKVNLGQLVAVTQVSNMLIIPMQQIGIAVLEIKGSKSIREKLDNLLEYGRKFKHLENYNKKIETLELKNVSLNGDDGRKILDNVTLEFNDRKKYAIIGENGSGKSTLFQVILGIRKNYSGNIFVNGECLKERIITDISFLPQESVIFGKNLSENILLGRENLREKLDEILRRVNISEYFFNNKGMSEIACGSMSGGEKRKINIARTLISNSSLVLMDEFENTLDNETKIMIQDYILEQGKLIICITHNSDEEFLNKMDEIIYLKDGKVVSKNEYETRMSVGVKNNDSSKSGEAL, encoded by the coding sequence ATGAGAAAAATACTTCTAAAACAAAAATATAAAATCATTTTGTTTGTACTGCTCTCTTTAATTGTAGGGGTAATAGATATTTCTTTCGCGTTGATCATCCAATTGTTTATTAGCTCTATAGAAAATAATGATTTTTTTATTTTTCAGTTGTCAGTAGTATTATTTGTATTTTTTATACTGTCTAACTATTTTATGACTTACTGGTTGATTAAGATACAATCGATAATTCAAAAGAAAATCCATATAGAGATGAAAAGACGGTTGATGGATTTTTGTTTATATACTGATTTTGAGAATATTCAAAAAGTATCTATAGGTGAAAAGATAAATTATTTTGAATATTATATGGATGTCTATGAACAATATTATTTAAACAATGTATGGGAATTTATTGCTAATATATTTATTTTGATAATTGGAATGGGTTATTTATTGAGTGTTAGTACACTCATAACAATTCTGGTCCTTGGATTAGGAATGCTTTCTCTAATATTACCGATAATTTTAGGAAAAATCGTCAATGATATGGTTGATAAAAATTCTAAACTAAATTCTGAATTTTTATCAAAAATAAAAGAGATATTGACGGGTATGGAGGTAATTAGAGGATATAGGCTAGAAAAGAAATTTTCTGATGAATTTACCCAAAAACTAGTAACTTTAGAAGAGCATACACAGGCATTAGGTATAACAAATGGAAAACTAAATCAGCTTAGTGCACTATTTCAATATACAATCATAATTTTATGCTTAATTATAGCCGGGGCTGGAGTTATAGTTGGTAAAGTAAATTTGGGACAGTTAGTTGCTGTAACACAGGTTTCAAATATGTTGATCATACCCATGCAACAGATTGGAATAGCAGTTTTAGAGATTAAAGGAAGTAAAAGTATAAGAGAAAAATTGGATAATTTGTTGGAATATGGAAGGAAGTTTAAGCATTTAGAAAATTATAATAAAAAAATAGAAACTTTAGAGTTAAAGAACGTATCTTTAAATGGTGATGATGGGCGCAAGATATTGGATAATGTTACTCTGGAATTCAATGATAGAAAAAAATACGCAATCATAGGTGAGAATGGTAGTGGAAAGAGTACTTTATTTCAAGTTATTTTAGGAATAAGGAAAAATTATTCAGGAAATATATTTGTGAATGGGGAATGTCTAAAGGAGAGGATAATAACTGATATATCTTTTTTACCACAAGAGTCAGTAATTTTTGGAAAAAATTTATCAGAAAATATTCTTTTAGGTAGGGAAAATTTACGTGAAAAACTGGATGAGATATTGAGAAGAGTTAATATATCTGAATATTTTTTTAACAATAAAGGGATGTCTGAGATAGCATGTGGGAGTATGTCAGGTGGTGAGAAGAGGAAAATAAATATAGCTAGGACACTTATTAGTAATAGTTCACTTGTATTGATGGATGAGTTTGAAAATACTCTTGATAACGAAACAAAAATAATGATTCAAGATTATATATTAGAGCAAGGTAAATTAATTATTTGTATAACACATAATTCAGATGAAGAATTTTTAAATAAAATGGATGAAATAATTTACTTAAAAGATGGGAAAGTTGTAAGCAAGAATGAATATGAAACTAGAATGTCTGTGGGGGTGAAAAATAATGACTCTTCTAAAAGTGGAGAAGCTCTTTAA
- a CDS encoding radical SAM/SPASM domain-containing protein: protein MFINDNIAVLHSKNTELLFNFDNGVVAGVTREAVELLDNLKKGNISKDELNGEEKEFFEFLKDNEFISEKQFVVRNTPISAYIHLTNKCNLHCVGCYSLDEKRNKYKDMTTEEIKQAIFQLRDVGVENLVFSGGEPLLTRNIIEIVRYAKIDCKFPNLILITNGTIFNKKILSELSKYIDTVSVSLDTYCSDGKPFLRDSNIFDKIMRSIGWLKETGNNVNILPTIHHLNSKYLEEYVKLADKLGVTISFSILSACFEGELLNYLPNNKDLRTISQFMKNTDMAIEDSNIFEKFHAENYCGAGKTMISVGTDGNVYPCHMLMYEEFCLGNVKKNSLKYILEHSHKLKTFRNLSVDKLSGNCTECQFRYFCGGGCRARSYMKYGNVIAQDPYCELFRDYYSDTTKEIFEQ from the coding sequence GTGTTTATAAATGATAATATTGCAGTCTTACATTCAAAAAATACAGAATTATTATTTAATTTCGATAATGGAGTGGTAGCTGGTGTCACTAGAGAAGCTGTAGAATTATTAGATAATTTAAAGAAAGGGAATATCTCTAAAGATGAGTTAAATGGTGAAGAAAAAGAGTTTTTTGAGTTTTTAAAAGATAACGAGTTTATTTCTGAAAAGCAGTTTGTGGTTAGGAATACTCCAATATCAGCTTATATTCATTTAACTAACAAATGTAATTTACATTGTGTTGGATGTTACTCGTTAGACGAAAAAAGAAATAAGTATAAAGATATGACCACAGAAGAAATAAAACAGGCAATCTTTCAACTTAGGGATGTAGGAGTAGAGAATTTGGTGTTCTCGGGCGGTGAACCATTACTTACTAGGAATATCATTGAGATAGTAAGGTATGCAAAAATAGATTGTAAATTCCCTAATCTTATCCTTATTACAAATGGAACAATATTTAACAAGAAGATTTTATCTGAGTTGTCAAAGTATATAGATACTGTTTCAGTTTCTTTGGATACTTATTGTTCAGATGGAAAACCTTTTTTAAGAGATTCCAATATTTTTGATAAGATAATGAGATCTATTGGATGGCTAAAAGAAACTGGAAACAATGTGAATATTTTACCAACCATACATCATTTAAACTCAAAATATTTAGAAGAATATGTCAAGTTAGCTGATAAGTTAGGTGTAACAATTAGCTTTAGTATATTATCAGCATGTTTTGAAGGTGAATTGCTTAATTATTTGCCAAATAATAAAGATTTGCGAACAATTAGTCAATTTATGAAAAATACTGATATGGCTATTGAAGATAGCAATATTTTTGAAAAATTTCATGCAGAGAATTATTGTGGGGCAGGTAAAACAATGATTTCAGTAGGGACCGATGGCAATGTTTATCCATGTCATATGCTGATGTATGAAGAGTTTTGTTTAGGAAATGTTAAAAAGAATTCCTTAAAGTATATTCTAGAACATTCGCATAAATTAAAAACATTTAGAAACTTAAGTGTTGATAAATTAAGTGGAAATTGTACAGAATGTCAATTTAGATATTTTTGCGGTGGAGGATGTAGAGCAAGATCATACATGAAGTATGGTAACGTTATTGCTCAGGATCCGTATTGTGAATTATTTAGGGATTATTATAGTGATACAACTAAGGAAATCTTTGAGCAGTAG
- a CDS encoding CPBP family intramembrane glutamic endopeptidase, producing the protein MIRRHSDKLFYPVMLSVLSGSILVLIMLVVSIFPFENILVRLTLPVLLALTVFPYLIEQYRKSKFVYETPNKVDLIIVASFIAIMYFTMKTQTLFFMSIHFLVAAFSEEYLYRKIIFDDIRENYSIIVALIISSFLFAIIGHMGEEIINNLLYRFPLGVVFCCIKIKFKKLIYPTIIHAMYNICISIM; encoded by the coding sequence GTGATAAGAAGACACAGTGATAAACTTTTCTATCCTGTTATGCTATCAGTCTTATCGGGAAGTATATTAGTGCTCATCATGTTAGTCGTAAGTATATTTCCCTTTGAAAATATACTAGTGAGATTAACTCTCCCTGTGTTGTTAGCATTAACAGTATTTCCATATTTAATTGAACAATATCGAAAAAGTAAATTTGTATACGAAACTCCAAATAAAGTTGATTTAATTATAGTAGCTTCCTTTATAGCTATTATGTATTTTACTATGAAAACTCAAACGTTATTTTTTATGTCAATTCATTTTTTAGTAGCAGCATTTTCAGAAGAATATTTGTACAGAAAAATAATATTTGATGATATAAGGGAAAATTATAGTATTATTGTTGCTCTGATAATTAGTAGCTTTTTATTTGCCATTATTGGTCATATGGGGGAGGAAATAATAAATAACTTATTGTATAGATTTCCATTAGGAGTAGTGTTTTGTTGTATAAAGATAAAATTTAAAAAATTAATATATCCAACAATAATTCATGCTATGTATAATATCTGTATTTCAATTATGTAA
- a CDS encoding IS30 family transposase, with protein sequence MTYNHLTISELSFIQNFWNQGVKAYIVAKTLKRSAETIYRVYRFLDAGNSISEYYENYRANKSRSGRKPIVLPNDELEYIKKKVSLGWTPDTIIGRNEKHISCSMRTLYRIFKRSNVLDVASLPMKGKRHPNGYVERRGKAGRLGRSLSERHQDYPNYHNEFGHLEADTIQGKKHRGAVMTLVERKSKAVIILNTRYKTDKAILEKLDALLSVTPKGLFKSITFDNGKEFSKWKDISNKHDISTYFADVGAPNQRALNEQTNGLLRKDGLGKDMDLSDLSTDYVQQVASYRNNIPRKSLNYRTPLEVFMKYITNEHVVFSNLI encoded by the coding sequence ATGACCTATAATCATCTTACCATAAGCGAACTGTCCTTCATACAAAATTTTTGGAATCAAGGTGTTAAAGCCTATATTGTAGCTAAAACCTTAAAACGTAGTGCTGAAACTATTTATCGAGTATATCGTTTTTTAGATGCTGGGAATTCGATCTCTGAATACTATGAAAACTATCGGGCTAATAAATCTAGATCCGGCCGTAAACCCATCGTATTACCTAATGATGAGCTTGAGTACATCAAGAAAAAAGTTAGTCTAGGTTGGACCCCTGATACGATTATCGGACGTAATGAAAAACATATCAGTTGCTCAATGCGTACGCTTTATCGCATCTTCAAGCGCTCTAACGTTCTAGATGTAGCCTCGCTCCCAATGAAAGGAAAAAGGCATCCAAATGGTTACGTTGAACGCCGTGGAAAAGCTGGACGACTAGGTCGGTCCCTTTCAGAGCGGCATCAGGACTATCCCAACTACCATAATGAATTTGGACATCTTGAAGCTGATACGATCCAAGGTAAAAAACATCGTGGTGCAGTAATGACATTAGTTGAACGAAAGTCTAAGGCTGTCATCATTTTGAATACACGCTATAAGACGGATAAAGCTATTTTAGAGAAACTTGATGCTTTACTTTCTGTTACTCCTAAAGGACTCTTTAAATCGATCACTTTTGATAATGGTAAGGAATTTTCTAAGTGGAAAGATATTTCTAATAAGCATGATATCAGTACCTACTTTGCCGATGTAGGTGCACCTAACCAACGAGCGCTAAATGAACAGACAAATGGATTACTTAGAAAAGACGGACTAGGAAAAGATATGGATCTTAGTGACCTCTCCACTGACTATGTCCAACAGGTAGCTAGTTATAGAAACAATATTCCACGTAAAAGTTTAAACTATAGAACCCCACTAGAAGTATTCATGAAGTACATTACAAATGAGCATGTAGTTTTTTCTAACTTGATTTGA